From one Haloferax marinisediminis genomic stretch:
- a CDS encoding COG1361 S-layer family protein, with product MKSHLAILFAVLLILSSVPATVGAQEEREPNKPPVFRAFVVNPVVEPGVETMVRVGFTNDPGDPEDVAKTAENVRVELVPRNTPFVVRTGQVFVGTMNDSDTREVEFAVEAPENIAAGEYDLELRIRYEYDDAQRRTYERDVTLRVEERVRFAVVGSDSTVPVGGQGAVALTIQNVGELDARNTVVAVTSQSPEVTFEGTQTATQFTPNWPVGENRTFVYDTSLSANGSTRGYVLAVDIVYEDPNGARIQYSPLAAGFLPTEEQTFSLQNVESTLRVGGDGAIVGTVVNDGGTLAQNVVVELSLPEGSATATETEYAVGDLEPGASAPFSFDVQIADGADAGPRLYTATITYRDTEGERRTTDDLDLRVDVAASSPEFDVTVDEGTIVPGRSGELRLTIVNERDETLSDISAKIYLEDPLSSGDSEAFVDELAPGESATLVFDVAASGDALNKEYPVELDFRYEDESGDTTISDAYRVPVRVEAIENGGPLPFGLSFPIVGAAVLLVAVGGAGFLVVRRRGRR from the coding sequence ATGAAGAGTCACCTCGCAATTCTGTTTGCCGTATTGCTCATCCTCTCTTCGGTCCCTGCGACAGTAGGTGCGCAAGAAGAGCGAGAGCCGAACAAACCTCCCGTATTCCGGGCGTTCGTCGTCAATCCGGTCGTCGAACCCGGCGTCGAGACGATGGTCCGCGTCGGATTCACGAACGACCCGGGTGACCCCGAAGACGTGGCGAAGACGGCCGAGAACGTCCGCGTCGAACTCGTCCCACGGAACACGCCGTTCGTCGTCAGAACCGGACAGGTGTTCGTCGGGACGATGAACGACAGCGACACTCGTGAAGTCGAATTCGCGGTCGAAGCGCCGGAGAACATCGCAGCCGGCGAGTACGACCTCGAACTGAGAATCCGCTACGAGTACGACGACGCACAGCGCCGAACCTACGAGCGCGACGTCACCCTCAGAGTCGAAGAACGCGTTCGGTTCGCCGTCGTGGGGTCTGACTCTACGGTTCCCGTCGGCGGACAAGGTGCGGTGGCACTCACGATTCAGAACGTCGGCGAACTCGACGCACGCAACACTGTCGTCGCCGTCACCTCGCAGTCTCCCGAGGTGACCTTCGAAGGAACACAGACGGCGACGCAGTTCACGCCGAACTGGCCAGTCGGTGAGAACCGCACCTTCGTCTACGACACGTCGCTCAGCGCGAATGGCTCGACTCGCGGCTACGTCCTCGCGGTCGACATCGTCTACGAAGACCCCAACGGCGCACGAATACAGTACTCGCCGCTCGCCGCCGGATTCCTCCCAACCGAAGAGCAAACGTTCAGCCTCCAGAACGTCGAAAGTACGCTCCGTGTCGGAGGGGACGGCGCGATTGTCGGGACTGTCGTGAACGACGGTGGGACCCTCGCTCAAAACGTCGTCGTCGAACTCTCGCTCCCCGAAGGAAGCGCGACAGCGACGGAGACCGAGTACGCTGTCGGTGACCTCGAACCCGGTGCGAGTGCGCCGTTCTCCTTCGACGTGCAGATTGCAGACGGGGCCGACGCCGGTCCGCGACTGTACACGGCGACGATCACCTACCGCGACACTGAGGGTGAACGTCGGACGACCGACGACCTCGACCTTCGCGTCGACGTCGCTGCGTCGTCACCCGAGTTCGACGTGACTGTCGACGAGGGAACAATCGTCCCGGGGCGGTCCGGTGAACTCCGCCTGACCATCGTCAACGAACGTGACGAGACGCTCAGCGACATCTCGGCGAAGATTTACCTCGAAGACCCCCTGTCGTCCGGTGACTCCGAGGCGTTCGTCGACGAACTTGCACCCGGTGAGTCGGCGACACTCGTCTTCGACGTTGCCGCCAGTGGTGACGCACTGAACAAGGAATACCCGGTCGAACTCGACTTCCGCTACGAAGACGAGTCGGGTGATACCACCATCTCCGACGCCTACCGTGTCCCGGTTCGCGTCGAAGCAATCGAAAACGGCGGGCCACTCCCGTTCGGTCTCTCGTTCCCCATCGTCGGTGCGGCCGTCCTCCTCGTCGCGGTTGGCGGTGCTGGGTTCCTCGTCGTTCGCCGACGGGGGCGGCGCTGA